The nucleotide window GAGTAAAAATAGCTAGTTGGGGGAGGCTAGAAGAGAACAGTTGTTCCAGTTTTATAATTATGCAAAAGGTCTACTCTATTAAAAACAATGACATAGGGATTTATGGAAAAAATTGGGCCAACAGTACAATCTGCGACAATAACATTGAAAACAACAAAAAAATTGGTTTAAAAATGGTAAAATCAAAACGCAATAAAATCTATCGAAACAACTTCATAAATGATGGAATATTGATCTTTGGAAAACGCAATGCTAAAAGTTCGATAGGTAACAAATGGGATAACGGCATTGAAGGTAACTACTGGGATGACTATAGAGGATTGAGGATCAAAAGATTAGCAGATATTAACAAAGATGGTTTTGGGAATATCCCCTATTACATACCAAGATTACAAATTGACAAACACCCAAAGTTAGAACCATATAATATAATTATATAAACAATTGGGCTTCATGATTTGAGGATATAACTATTGATTGAAGACACAAAAACTAGAATGCCTCAACAATTTTTATTTTTCTTTCTTTTCCATATTTTTTCAATTCGTTGAATATTTCTTTGAAATATGATTCATCTTTAATTCTATCAAAATTTGAAATATTACATTTTTTAAGATTTTCAAAAATACCTGGCTTGAGATTAAATTTGTCGACCATTATTTCTTTTGCACCGTAGCTAGTAAGTGTATCAATAATTCTAGAAATATCATCAAGTTTTATTGTTGGGTATATTGGTCCAAAAAAAACAGTTGTCTTGATGCCTGCGTCGCTGCATGTTTTCATCGCAGCAAGTCGTTCGTCAATAGATGATGGATAAGGTTCAAGCATCTTTCTTTCATCATCATTTAATGTCCCTATACTAAACATTACTTCAGATTTTGAAAATTTTGATATCAGATCAATATCTCTGGTCACTAATGACGATTTTGTTTGGATGCAAACAGGAAAATCATATTTTAGAAGTTGTTCTAAACAATAGCGTGTGAGTTTGTATTTGTTTTCAATTGGTTGATATGGATCTGTCACAGTTGAAACCCCGACAGTACCAGGTTTTTTGTTCTTTAGTTCTTTTGATAGAACAATTGGTATGTTTGTTTTCACATCTACGAATAAACCCCAATCCGCTCTTGGTATTCTAAGCACGTTTGGCACATAACAATATGAGCAGTTGTGTTGACATCCACGGTAAGGATTGAGCGAGTAATCTAATCCAGGTAATGATGAATGCGATAATGCGGTCTTGCAGCTTATCTCTCTAATTTTCATAAAAACATCTCTTAGAAATCCTCAATCCTTTTTTGGTATATCTGGTTTTTAAGTACAGCACTGTTCTTTATCCATCTCTGTATGGGAATATCCATCTTCTGCGATACATGAATCAAAGCTTCATTTAATGTGTTGAATTTTTGATAAGGTTGTTTCAGTGCTTTCCTAACACTCTCTCTAACATTCCATACCCCTATGGGCATTATGTATCCAGGGTGAGCTTCCCTCATGATAACAACACCTGCTTGTCTCCGTTCTTTATTCAATAATTCGTTTACAGCTAGTTTAGCAGCATAGTAGCATCCGCCTATCTCAGCATATGTTGTTCTGCCATCATAAAACTCATAGCTGTTAAATATTGAAATACTGGAGCCATATGGGTTCCATGTTGTGTTTGGGTACCATGCCTCTATAAGTTCATATTGCCATTCTGATGGAATCATAAGTATGGCCCATCTGTTATCATACTGTGTTGTATAGTAAATACGGAATTCGTTTATCCAAGGATACGTTTTTGTATTGTTCATTAGATTTTCACCAATGGTTGAGTCTACAGCTGTTATACTCCATCTGGTAGGAACAAAACGTCTGTTTTTCCTGATACCAAAAGCACCGACGCTAAAAGCTTTCTGAATTTTTGAAACATCCACACCGTCTTTGTATAAATCTAAAACAGCGTTTCTAGCTTTTAGATCGGTATCATAAAAAGCTTTTTCAATATGGTGTTCGTATCTGGGGTTTGAGATATCAAATTTCATTAAAGGTGCAGAAGGACCATGCGGCTGTGCCTCATCATAAAAAGCGATTCTATCGTATGGTTTTCTCTCAAAAATTGCTTCAGCAAAAACACTATTTTTAGATAGGGCAAGTTCTCTAGTAAAACCAACGATCTTATTAGGGTTTTCTACATCAGTGACATCAACAGTGTATTTTCCTCTGATAAGCATTGAACGAAAATCTACTATGTCATCAAGGCTTTTATCAAGCCATAGTTCTGGTGTGTCTATAAGAGAGGTATCGCCCATTATTGGTGGGATCATAGGGCCAATAGCAACCTTCGGATAACCAAGGCGGCCAATAAACACGCTTGGTGGTGATGAACCTTCAATTCTCAAACTACCAACAAATGGTTTTAATTTTACTTTGGAATGATAACGGACAATTACTGGACATCGCGCTTTACCACACAATAATTTTGTTCCTCTGCATAAACCACATACGTTTTTAAAATTCTGTTTTGAAAGAGGTAAAATTTTTTTTTGTGTTTTTGGTTTTATGATAGGGAGAACCATAATAAACATTCATTACAGGCATGGTTTTAAAATATTTCTGTAAGAGGTAACTGAAAATATATAACTTATTAGATTTTAGAAATTTAGAAAATTAGGAAAATTTTATGTAATTAATAGAAAGATTAATAAATAAAAAAGATTATAAATGTGGTCATTACGGTCTAGACCAACAAATAGGACTACAATTATTAAAAATGGGGGAATAAAAATTGAAAGAAAAACATAAGACTTCAACGATTTTAATAACAATTTTTATAATAATCTGTTTGTTTGCCGCCAGTTATTATGTCTTTTTTTACCAAAAAGAAGAAACTGAAAAAAAGGTGGAAGAGAAAGAAATTGATAACAGAATTAACCCATTAGGGGCACCACAGGCAGTATTTCTAAAAATAAATAGGATACGGAAAAAAGGTATCGTTGATTTTATGATGAATGCTGGGTATGCAACGAACCTGTTAAAAAAAATACCGATTAAAAATCCTTATTTTTATCCGTTTATTGATGGTTTAAGACCTGGGATAGGATGGCGTAAAAAACCGTCTTTTACCTATACCGCTGTTCTTGATGGTTATGAATATAAAAGAAACGCACTTTGGACAGGTTGGGATACTGATTATATCAACCAGGAGTTCTTCAGGAAAGTTAAAGAAGAGCAACAACAAACAGAGGTTAAACTTACTATAGTAGAAAAAGAGAAAAAATTTACAAAAACTATTGAAAAAGAGATAGAAGGTTTCTGTGTTGTATATGATTTTAGATATGGTAATTGGACTGGAGATGATTACTTCAATGATAGTGATGGTTATGGTCATTACAATGGTTCTAATTATGAGATATGGTTTAACATTCGCCAGACTAGTTATGATGGAGATGATATCCCATATTGGACCGAAGTTAATATCTTAGGTACTGACCCTACCGTCGATGATTCAAAACTTGACCCTGACAATGATGGTATAGACACCGAATGGGAGTGGAAATGGGGATATGACCCGTTCAAGTATGATAATCATACGTATCTTGACCCTGATAATGATGGGTTACAAAATAACGAAGAATACTTTATGAAAAAATGGTTGGCAAACCCATTTTATCGAGAGATTTATATAGAGACTGACCACGAAGGGAAAAGACTTTTTAGACCTTTAAAGATCACAATCAAAAAAGGTAAAATACTACCGATACCTCGACCAAAATTAGAGTTCACTGGTGATGGTTGGGAATGCTTATTCTGGGAGGAATCACAACAAATGTTAATTGAAACTTTTAACGAACATGGCATAACAGTCCACATCGATGATGGTTGCATGGGTGGTGGCGGTGAATTATTACCAAAAAGAGAAGGCAACTATAACCAAGAGGGAGGAACTGTTGCAGAATACTATAACAACAACTTTTCTGATGAAAGAAAAGGTATTTTCAGATATGTTGTTATAGCAAGTGGTGGCGGCTGGTGTCACCCACAAGACAATAGACATTTCTACGATACTATGTGTGTTCCCACTAGTAAAAGGTTCTTCAAAAATCAGCTTGCTTTTGCGGTGTCCCAGAGAGGTAGAAGAATAGGGCGCGCTGTACAAGTATTACATGAGCTTGGTCATTCACTTGGATTACGTAGAGAAGAATGGGCCGGAGTAGATTGTCTAAATTTTAGCGAATATATGAATTATAAGAGTTCAATGAACTATTATTACTTTGGCCTGCGTTACTATGGTTATTCAGATGGAACACATGGTGAAAACGATAGGAATGACTGGGCCGCCTTAGATCTCACATATTTCCAGAAACCTGCACAGGGCATGGAAGGACTTGGATGGGAAGACTGGGCTTAGATCTCGCACATATCCAGAAACCTGTAACTTGATATGGATGAACTTGGATATTGCTACTAAGTTCATGTCCTATCTATACCTTAATTTTTACTTAAGATAATTAGCAAAGAAAAACATCAAAGGTTTCTTTTTCCAAATCCTTATTTATCAGTTTTGTATTTCAAAACTAGGTTTATGAAGGCTACAAAAGAAGATTTTGAAAGAAAAAGATCTAGACCAATAGAGAAAAAAAAGATACTTAAAAGAAAGAGCATAAAGATAAGCATTGTCTTATTGGTTTTTCTGATAGTAATCGCTATAGTAGTGGTCTACATATATACTAATCAAAATAAAAACATCGAACAAAATAATACAGCTGGTAAAAATCCCATCGCCATTCTAGATACTAGTATGGGGGTTATAAAAATCGAACTCTATAAGGATAAAGCACCTATAACAGCTGGTAATTTCATCAACTTATCAAAAAATGGTTTTTATGATGGGCTTATTTTTCATCGTGTTATCCAAAATTTTATGATACAGGGTGGCGATCCAAATGGGGATGGAACAGGGGGACCAAGTTATACAATCAAGGATGAATTCCATCCTGATCTAAGTAACGTTAGAGGCACGATATCTATGGCGAATCATGGGCCTAATACTGGTGGCAGTCAGTTTTTCATCAACGTAGTTAATAATACATATCTTGATTACAACAAAGAACCATTGGAATACAAACATGCTGTTTTTGGTAAAGTTATAGAGGGCATGGATGTTGTAGATGCTATTTCTAAAGTTAAAACTGATGAAAATGACAAGCCTTTGGTAGATGTTGTGATAAAAAGCATAACTATACAAGAAAAATGATTTTTATGACGATTCTATCCGATGTTGATATTAAGAATTCAATTAAAAACAAAGAGCTTGGTATTGAGCCTTTTGTTGAAAAGAATCTAACACCAAACGGTTATGACCTGACTATTGATGAGATATTTATCAGGAAAACAGACGAACATATCAAAAACGGTGTGGCAAAAATTCCTCCACTCACTTGGTTTGCTATAAGTACAAAAGAATTTGTTAAAATGGGACCGCAGATTACTTCACAGCTCTGGATTCGCTCTAGCTATGCACGTAAGGGCGTTATGGCTAGTTTCGGCAAGGTAGATGCTGGTTTCCATGGTACGCTTACTATTAGTTGTTTTAATTCAAATGATCAGTCGCTTGATATACCAATTGGTGATAGGTTCTGTCAGATTGTTTTTGAAAAAATGGCATCAATTCCATCAGAACTTTATGATAAAAAATCTGGGAATTACCAGAATCAGCGTGGCATAAAACTATAATACTTTTCTTGCAAATGTTAGATAACCTGTGTGCCCTAGCATGTCAAAACTAGGTCTTGTACCATGTGTTGAGACTATCATTTCTCTTTGTATGTTTTCAAATGTTTTGGTTTCAATGAAACTATATTTTCCTATTTCTTTAACTGTTTTTTCAACCTGTGATATAAGAGGAGAATACGAGCATAGGTAACCACCGATTTTCAGTGCTTTCCAAGCATGTTTCACCGCTTCCCAAGGGTTTGGTATGTCGAGAATAACTACATCCAATTCTTTTTCATCGATTTTTTTTGTAACATCCTTAAGTTTTGTTGTAACGTATTTTTCTAGTTTTGCTCTTCTAAGGTTTTTCATTGCATGTTCAATAAAGTCTTTTCTAACATCATATGATATTACTTTACCATTTGGAGCAACTGCAGAGGCTAACGCAATTGTTAATGAACCAGAGCCTATACCTGCTTCCAGAACAGTGTGACCTGACTCAATTGAGCAGTTCATAATTATGTGTGCAGCGTCTCTTGGTAAAATGATTTGTGCGAGGCGGTCTAGACTCTGTAATTTATCTTGCAAAGAAGGTTTCAGAATCCAGAATTTTTTGTTTCCGATCTCAATTTGTTTACCATATTCTTTTTTTACAAGAGTTACCGGGTCTATTACCCCGACACCTTTGATTCTATCTGTTTTACCAGCTGTGTCTACAATAATTTTTCTTAGATTCGAATCGATTAATACGACTACATCGTTTTTTTGTACATATTTTTTCATTTGTTTATCACCAAAAAATCAACGATTGAACCAAAGGTTAAATTTTCTATATCTATTTGATCTAACCATTTTTGTTTACATTCACAGTCAAGGTCTTCAAAAACCTTTATGTTTTGGTTTAATGAAAACTTTGCTATCAAATTTAGAATCTTATGGTCGCAGTTAGGGCAATTATGTGCTCCTCGTCTGCTTCCACCACCAGTAATATCACATTTAAGGTAAGCATCTGTTTTTGTTTTACTTTGTTTTAATATCTCTACAATGCTCCATAACCATGGTGGTCTATACTGGTCTCTTCTCCAGAGATACTCAACAAAAGTGTGATGCTGGACATTTGTTGGGTTAAAAGAAACAACATCAGTGTACGATCTGATGTCTTTGACTGTGTTGACACAATCTTCTACAGCCTGTTTTTCTGTTATAAAAGGTGGTTTAATTAACACGTAGGTTTTAAGCTTGAATCCATGTTTTTTAAAAAGTTTAGCGGATTTTTTGTAATCATCAAATGTGAATCCTTTGTTTATAGCATGTTCCCGTAAAAAATCATTAGATGTTTCAAGACCAACACCAACTTCAAATGTTTTAGGTTGGACAATTTCTTTTATCTTAGAAAGTTTCTCGTCTTTCACATATTCTGGTCTTGATTCAACAGATATTTTATCTGTTTTTTCTGAGAGGACTCCAAGAATTTTCTTTCTAACTTCAGGTTTAATCTCATCATCATCTAAGAAACTGCCTGAGGTGAATATTTTAACTATTTTTTGTCCAGAGTATTTTTGCATGGCTCTATCAAATTGTGTTAAAATGTCATTATCAGATACGTTTTTCCAGGTGCTGTCGTTAAAATATCCGCACATTGTACAACCTGACTTCAGAGCCCAAGAACAACCTCTTGTCCTGAAAATAATAACAAAAGCATCAACAATTTTTCCATCTAAAATGTCTTTTTCAGACCAGCAATGAACAGGGTTTTTTGTATCCACGCTTTTTGGTATAAAATTTTTTTTTAGGTTTTTACAAAAAATGTTTAACTCTTTCATTTCTGGTTTCTTCGATCCTTCTTTTTGTATTTAAAGATTAAAATGAC belongs to Candidatus Thermoplasmatota archaeon and includes:
- a CDS encoding radical SAM protein, whose protein sequence is MKIREISCKTALSHSSLPGLDYSLNPYRGCQHNCSYCYVPNVLRIPRADWGLFVDVKTNIPIVLSKELKNKKPGTVGVSTVTDPYQPIENKYKLTRYCLEQLLKYDFPVCIQTKSSLVTRDIDLISKFSKSEVMFSIGTLNDDERKMLEPYPSSIDERLAAMKTCSDAGIKTTVFFGPIYPTIKLDDISRIIDTLTSYGAKEIMVDKFNLKPGIFENLKKCNISNFDRIKDESYFKEIFNELKKYGKERKIKIVEAF
- a CDS encoding peptidylprolyl isomerase, which gives rise to MKATKEDFERKRSRPIEKKKILKRKSIKISIVLLVFLIVIAIVVVYIYTNQNKNIEQNNTAGKNPIAILDTSMGVIKIELYKDKAPITAGNFINLSKNGFYDGLIFHRVIQNFMIQGGDPNGDGTGGPSYTIKDEFHPDLSNVRGTISMANHGPNTGGSQFFINVVNNTYLDYNKEPLEYKHAVFGKVIEGMDVVDAISKVKTDENDKPLVDVVIKSITIQEK
- a CDS encoding tRNA (adenine-N1)-methyltransferase, which codes for MKKYVQKNDVVVLIDSNLRKIIVDTAGKTDRIKGVGVIDPVTLVKKEYGKQIEIGNKKFWILKPSLQDKLQSLDRLAQIILPRDAAHIIMNCSIESGHTVLEAGIGSGSLTIALASAVAPNGKVISYDVRKDFIEHAMKNLRRAKLEKYVTTKLKDVTKKIDEKELDVVILDIPNPWEAVKHAWKALKIGGYLCSYSPLISQVEKTVKEIGKYSFIETKTFENIQREMIVSTHGTRPSFDMLGHTGYLTFARKVL
- a CDS encoding Nre family DNA repair protein; amino-acid sequence: MVLPIIKPKTQKKILPLSKQNFKNVCGLCRGTKLLCGKARCPVIVRYHSKVKLKPFVGSLRIEGSSPPSVFIGRLGYPKVAIGPMIPPIMGDTSLIDTPELWLDKSLDDIVDFRSMLIRGKYTVDVTDVENPNKIVGFTRELALSKNSVFAEAIFERKPYDRIAFYDEAQPHGPSAPLMKFDISNPRYEHHIEKAFYDTDLKARNAVLDLYKDGVDVSKIQKAFSVGAFGIRKNRRFVPTRWSITAVDSTIGENLMNNTKTYPWINEFRIYYTTQYDNRWAILMIPSEWQYELIEAWYPNTTWNPYGSSISIFNSYEFYDGRTTYAEIGGCYYAAKLAVNELLNKERRQAGVVIMREAHPGYIMPIGVWNVRESVRKALKQPYQKFNTLNEALIHVSQKMDIPIQRWIKNSAVLKNQIYQKRIEDF
- the dcd gene encoding dCTP deaminase — encoded protein: MTILSDVDIKNSIKNKELGIEPFVEKNLTPNGYDLTIDEIFIRKTDEHIKNGVAKIPPLTWFAISTKEFVKMGPQITSQLWIRSSYARKGVMASFGKVDAGFHGTLTISCFNSNDQSLDIPIGDRFCQIVFEKMASIPSELYDKKSGNYQNQRGIKL
- a CDS encoding archaeosine biosynthesis radical SAM protein RaSEA; this encodes MKELNIFCKNLKKNFIPKSVDTKNPVHCWSEKDILDGKIVDAFVIIFRTRGCSWALKSGCTMCGYFNDSTWKNVSDNDILTQFDRAMQKYSGQKIVKIFTSGSFLDDDEIKPEVRKKILGVLSEKTDKISVESRPEYVKDEKLSKIKEIVQPKTFEVGVGLETSNDFLREHAINKGFTFDDYKKSAKLFKKHGFKLKTYVLIKPPFITEKQAVEDCVNTVKDIRSYTDVVSFNPTNVQHHTFVEYLWRRDQYRPPWLWSIVEILKQSKTKTDAYLKCDITGGGSRRGAHNCPNCDHKILNLIAKFSLNQNIKVFEDLDCECKQKWLDQIDIENLTFGSIVDFLVINK
- a CDS encoding NosD domain-containing protein, with protein sequence VKIASWGRLEENSCSSFIIMQKVYSIKNNDIGIYGKNWANSTICDNNIENNKKIGLKMVKSKRNKIYRNNFINDGILIFGKRNAKSSIGNKWDNGIEGNYWDDYRGLRIKRLADINKDGFGNIPYYIPRLQIDKHPKLEPYNIII